From the Micromonospora echinospora genome, the window CAGCATCGAGATCACCGACTTCGACGGGCAGCCGGCCAGCGGCAAGGACTTCCACATCGACTGGGACTCCTCCGCCGCCGAGAAGGGCGGCTACGACTGGTTCATGCTCAAGGAGATCGAGGAGCAGCCGCAGGCGGTCGCCGACACGCTGCTCGGCCGGCTCACCGAGACCGGCGAGATCATGCTCGACGAGGTACGCCTCAGCGACCAGGACCTCCGCGACGTCGACAAGATCTTCATCGTGGCCTGCGGCACCGCCTACCACTCCGGTCTGGTCGCGAAGTACGCCATCGAGCACTGGACCCGGATCCCCTGCGAGGTGGAGCTGGCCAGCGAGTTCCGGTACCGCGACCCGGTCCTCGACCGGTCCACGCTGATCGTGGTGATCTCGCAGTCCGGCGAGACCATGGACACCCTGATGGCGCTGCGGCACGCCAAGGAGCAGAAGGCCCGGGTGCTGGCCATCTGCAACACCAACGGGTCCACCATCCCGCGTGAGTCCGACGCCGTGCTCTACACCCACGGCGGCCCGGAGATCGCGGTCGCCTCCACCAAGGCGTTCCTTACCCAGCTCGTCGCCTGCTACCTGATCGGCCTGCACCTGGCCCAGGTGCGCGGGGTCAAGTTCGCCGACGAGGTGGCCGCCGTGGTGGACCAGCTCCACCAGATGCCCGGCAAACTGCGCGAGCTGCTGGACCGGATCGAGCCGGTCCGGGAGCTGGCCCGCGACCTGAAGGCCGAGCCGACCGTGCTCTTCATCGGCCGGCACGTCGGCTACCCGGTGGCCCTGGAGGGCGCGCTCAAGCTCAAGGAACTGGCGTACATGCACGCCGAGGGATTCGCCGCCGGTGAGCTGAAGCACGGCCCGATCGCGCTGATCGACAAGGGCACCCCGGTGATCTGCATCGTCCCGTCGCCGGTGGGCCGGGGCATGCTGCACGACAAGGTCGTCTCGAACATCCAGGAGGTCCGTGCCCGGGGGGCCCGGACCATCGTGATCGCCGAGGAGGGCGACCAGGCCGTCGTCCCGTACGCCGACCACCTGATTTACGTGCCGCGCACCCCGACGCTGCTGGCCCCGCTGGTCACCACCGTGCCGTTGCAGGTGCTCGCCGCCGAGATCGCCGCCGCCCGGGGCCACGACGTCGACCAGCCGCGCAACCTGGCCAAGTCGGTCACCGTCGAGTAGTCACCACCTCGTTCCGGCCGTCCGGGTGACCGGACGTCCCCCGACCTGAGGCGGCTCCGGCGACCTGCCAGGAGATCGCGCTGTCGTCCGGCCCCCTTCCGCTGCGGGAGGGGGCCGTCAGCGTCCCACCACGATGCGGGCCATGCCGTCCAGGGCCGGGTTCGCCGGCTCCCAGTAACCGGTGTGGCCGTACCGGCCGCTCGGGAAGACCCGTCCGCCGAAACCCGGGTCGGTCGGGTCGCGGCCGAACCAGAGGTCGTCGTCGGGCCGTCCGACCACGTCCCCGGCCAACCAGGGCAGAGCCGCCCCGACCGCCGCCCGCCCGGCCAGCTCGACCGGCGGCCGGACCAGGCCGATGACGTCGTCGGTGGCGGTGCTCGCCCAGACCTGACCGGGCGGCAGGCGCAGGTCGGCCGCGTGGTCCACGCCGACACCCGGGGAACCGACGAAGACCAGGGCGTCGGCGGCCAGGCCGTGTTCCCGGGCGGCGGTGCCCACCACCAGCGAACCGTAGCTGTGCCCGAGGACGGTTTGCCGGCCCGGCGGCCCCTCGTGGGTGAGGCGCAGCCCCTCCTGGAAGCGGTGCAGCCCGGCGGCGGCGTCCTCGGCCTGCCGGGCCCGGTACGCCTCGTGGACGAAGTCCGGGGCGTCGTAGTCCAGCCAGAGCACCGCCGAGGTCTCCCCGCCCGGGTCGAGCGCGGTGGCGCGGGCCGCCACCCGGGCCGCGCGACCCAGTTCGCCGTCGGCGTCGGCCAGGTCGGCGGTCATCCCCGGCACATAGGTGAGCACCCGGTCGGCGCGGTCCGGGTTGCCGAGCGCGACCACCGCCCGCCCGTCGCCGGCCGGGTCCAGCCCGAGCAGGTACGCCCGTGGCGCGTCGGCCGTGCCCGGCGCGGCCAGCCGGTCGGCGAGGGTGGCGAGTCCGGCCAGCGTGGCGTCGAGCCGGGCCACCCCGGCCAGTTCCGCCGGTCCTCGCCGAACCCGGCGCAGCAGCTCCCGCCGCCGGGCCAGGAGCCGTTCCCGGTGGTCCTCGAAAAGGAGCCGGTTCGCCTGGTCCCGGGCGGTCGCGGGCACCCCGTCCAGCCGTCCGACCCGGGCCGGCTCGTGCACCACCAGCCAGCGGCGCTGGGCCGGGGTCAGCCCGGCCCACCAGCGCCGGACCAGCGCCGGGTCGGCCTCCGGCGGCGGCCGGTACGTCGGCGGCGGCGTCACCCAACCGGCGCGCGCGGCGGTGGTCAGCGCGCCGAGCCGGGCGGTCGCCTCCCGGTCGGCCGCCTCGGCCAGGGCGAGCGCGTCGCCGACCTCCGCCGAGAGGCGCGCCGCCTCGGCGGCCCGGTCCGCCGGCCGGGTGACCCGACCCGCGGTCGGCCCACCCTCCCGACCCACGGTCGCACCGCGCTGACCGGGTGCGGTGGCGGGCATGGTGACCCGCCCGTCCCGGTCGATCCCGAGCCCCGCCGCGTCGATCCGGGTCACCGCGTCGGCCAGTCGGGCCCGCGCCCGTCGGAGCCGGGCGGCGAACTCGGCGAGAATCTGGTCCACCTCGATCGGCACCGGGGAGACCGAGACCAGTTCGGACCGGATCCCGGTGAGCCGGTCACCGGCCGCCCCGGCGGCGGCGCCGGCCCAGGCGTCCCGGAGTCCGGTGGCCCCGGCCGAGAGCCCGGCGGCCCGGCGGTCCACCAGGGCGCCGGCACCCCGCCAGGCGACGCCGGCCCGCTCCCAGGTCGCCGGGTCGGTCGTCCAGAGCCGGGCATAGCCGCTCACCGGCCCGGGGTGGGCAGTCGCCGGACCGCCCGCTCGTCGGTCGCGGCGTAGCGGTCGGCGGCGGTGCGGACCGCCGTGGCGGTGTCGGCCAGCCGGGCGCCGAGCGCCCCGAACCAGGCGTGCACCGCCGACTCCAGGTCGGACAGTGCCCGTGCGCTGCGCCAGTGGGGCGCGGGCACCGTCAGCCCGGGCACCCCGGCCAGCCCGTGTCCCAGCGGGTACGCCTCGTCGGCGAGCCGGGCGGCGGTGGTGCGCAACGCCGGCAGGTCGACGGTCAGCGGCGGCCCGCCCGATCCACGTTCTTCGTCCACCACGCACCTCCCGCTCGACGACCCGCCTGTGCCGCCGACGCTAGGGCTGGCGGAACGGTCGTGGAACCGGCTGTGGACAACCGGCGCGGGACGGATCCGCGTTCTGTCCACAGGGATTGCCCGCAGGGAGGCCGGCGGCTACCCTCCGCGCCGTTAGGGTGGGTCGGTGACCGTCGCCGTCGATGTCGCGGGGCGGACGTGGGCCGATCGGGCCGACAGGATGGGGTGGGCATGAGGCCGGTGTGGCGGGTCGGTGACGTACGGGCGGCGGAGGCGGGCCTGATGGCGACGCTGCCGACAGGCGCCCTGATGGCGCGGGCCGCCGCCGGGCTGGCCCGGCGCTGCGCGCTGCTCCTCGCCGACCGGGGCGGGGTGTACGGCGGGCGGGTGCTGCTGCTGGTCGGCAGCGGCGACAACGGCGGCGACGCCCTCCTCGCCGGGGCGCACCTGGCCCGCCGGGGCGCCGCGGTCGAGGCGCTGCTGCTCAGCCCCGGGCGGGCGCACGCCGACGGGCTCGCCGCGCTGCGGGCCGCCGGTGGCCGGACCGTCGCCAAGCTGCCGGCCCGGGCCGACCTGGTGCTCGACGGCATCGTCGGGATCGGTGGGAGCGGCGGGCTCCGGGAGTCGGTGGCGCGGCTGGTGGCGCGGCTCGGGGAGGTCCGTGGCCGGGACGGCGGGCGGGCCACCGTGGTCGCGGTGGACGTGCCCAGCGGGGTCGCGGTCGACACCGGTCACGTGCCGCACGACAGCGACGGCCGGCCGGGCGCGCTGCGCGCCGACGTGACGGTGACCTTCGGCGCGCTCAAGCCGGCTCTGGTGGTGGGGGAGGCGGCGGCGTACGCCGGCCAGGTCGAGTTGGTCGACATCGGTCTGGGGCCCTGGCTGCGCGCTACTCCGGCACTGCACGTCACCGAAGTGACGGACGTGGTCGACGGCTGGCCCCGGCTCGGTCCCGCATCGGAGAAGTACAACCGGGGCGTGGTGGGGTTGGCCACCGGATCGGCGACCTACCCGGGCGCGGCGGTGCTCTCCGTCGCCGGGGCGCTCGCCGGCCCGACCGGCCTGGTCCGGTACGCCGGCAGCGCCGCCGCCGAGGTGCTGCGCCACCATCCGTCGGTGATCGCCACCGGGCGGGTGGCCGACGCCGGGCGGGTGCAGGCGTGGGTCTGCGGTTCGGGGCTCGGCACCGGCGCGGAGGCCGTCGCCGAACTGCGTACCGTGCTCGCCGCGCCGGTGCCGGTGGTGCTCGACGCGGACGCGTTGACCATGCTGGTGGACGGTTCGATGGCCGACCGGTTGCGCGGGCGGGACGCCCCGATCGTGGTGACCCCGCACGACCGGGAGTACGCCCGGCTCTGCGGGGAGGAGCCGGGGGCGGACCGGGTCGCCGCGACGCTGCGCCTGGCCGCCTGGATGAACGCGGTGGTGCTGCTCAAGGGGAGCCGTACGGTGGTCGGCACGCCGGCCGGACGCGCCTACGTCAACCCGACCGGCACCCCGGTCCTGGCCACCGGCGGCACCGGCGACGTGCTGGCCGGTCTGCTCGGCTCGCTGCTCGCCGCCGGGCTGCCGGCCGAGCGGGCCGCCGCGCTGGCCGCGTACCTGCACGGGCTGGCCGGCCGGGAGGCGGCCCGGCACGGGCCGGTGACCGCGACCGACGTGGCCGCCGCGCTCCGGCCGGTCCTGGCCGGGCTGGGCTGACCGGCGGCGACCCGCGAGCGCGGCGCCCGACCGGCGGCGTAGGGCGGGTCGTCCGGAAAACCTTCAGCGGCGCTGGAGGGCGCCGATCACCGTGGTCAGTAGGCTGGGGCCATGTGGCAGGCCGAGGTACGGGTTGATCTTGACGCCATCCGGGAGAACGTGACGCGGCTGCGCTCCGGCACCAGCGCGGAGTTGATGGCGGTGGTCAAGGCCGACGGGTACGGGCACGGCATGCTCCCGGCGGCCCGCGCGGCGCTCGACGCCGGGGCGGACTGGCTCGGGGTCTGCACCCTGGACGAGGCGCTCACCCTGCGCCGGGCCGGGATCACCGCGCCGGTGCTGGCCTGGCTGCTCAGCCCCGGGCTGCCGCTGCACGAGGGGGTGGCGGCCGACGTCGACCTCTCCGCCGCCAGCGAGGGCCAGCTCGACGAGATGATCGTCGCGGCCCGGCGGGCGGAGCGTCCGGCCCGGCTGCACCTGAAGATCGACACCGGGCTCTCCCGCAACGGCGCGACCGTCGCCGACTGGCCGGCGCTCCTGGAGGCCGCCGCCAAGGCTCAGGCCGACGGCCTGGTCGAGGTGGTCGGCGTGTGGAGCCACTTCGCCTACGCCGACCTGCCCGGGCACCCGACCATCGACCGGCAGATCGCGGTCTTCCACGAGGCGCTGGCCATGGTCGAGCGGGCCGGACTGCGCCCCCGGCAACGGCACCTGGCCAACTCGGCGGCCACCCTGACCCGCCCCGACACCCACTTCGACCTGGTCCGTCCCGGTCTGGCGGTCTACGGGCTCTCCCCGGTGGCCGGCGAGCGGCACGGCCTGCGTCCCGCCATGACCGCCCGGGCGCGGGTGACGCTCGCCAAACGGGTCCCGGCCGGCACGGGCGTCTCCTACGGCCACACCTACACCACCGAGCGGGAGACCACGCTGGCCCTGGTGCCCGTCGGCTACGCCGACGGGGTGCCCCGGCACGCCTCGAACGTCGGCCCGGTCCGGCTCGCCGGGCGGAACCGGACCATCGCCGGTCGGGTCTGCATGGACCAGATCATGATCGACTGCGGCGACGACCCGGTGGCGGCGGGCGACGTCGCGGTCCTCTTCGGCAGCGGCGTCGACGGCGAGCCCACCGCCGACGACTGGGCCGAGGCGGTCGGCACCATCAACTACGAGATCGTCACCCGGTTCGGCGGCTGCCGGGTCGCCCGGGTGTACGACGGCGAGCGGACATGACCCCCCTGCTCGACCGGGTGCCCCGGCCGCGTACCGCCGCCGGGAAGGTCGCCGGCCTGGTCGGCGCGGCCGTCGGGGTGGCCGCCGCCGGGCTCGCGGCGGGAGTGGCCACCGAACGGGCCCTGGTCCGCCGGTACAAGGCCGACCCCACCGACCGGTACGCCGACGAGGTCTTCGGCCAACCGCGGTACGACGAGTCGTTCCGGATGGAACTGCCCGACGGCACCGACCTGCACGTGGAGGTGGTCGAGCCGACCCGTCCGGCCCCCGGGCGGCCCACCGTCGTCCTGGTGCACGGGTTCTGCCTGGACATGGGGACCTTCCACTTCCAGCGCAAGCTGCTCGCCGAGCGGGGCGAGCATCGGGTCGTCGCGTACGACCAGCCCGGCCACGGCCGCTCCGGCAAGCTGGAGACCGGCGAGTACGACCTCACCGCGCTCGGCCACGCCCTGCGCCGGGTCATCGACCGGACCACCCCGGACGGGCCACTGGTGCTGGTCGGGCACTCGATGGGCGGCATGACCATCATGGCGTTCGCCGAGCTGTACCCGGAGATGTTCGGCGACCGGGTGGTCGGCACCGTGCTGATGGCCACCTCCGGTGGACTGCTCGCCGAGACCAAGCTGGTCGCCCCGGCCCTGCTCGGCCGGGTCGGCCCGCCGGTGCTCTACATGGTCAACACCACCACCCGGTACGGCGGAACGATCATCGACCGGGCCCGCCGGTCCACCTCCAACGTGGCCTGGCTGCTCACCCGCCGGTACGGCTTCGGCACCCCGAAGCCGAGCCCGGCCCTGGTGTCGTACGTGGAGGAGATGAACTCCCGTACCTCGGCCGACACGGTCACCCGATACCTGCGTACCCTGGCGACCCACGCCCGCTACCCGGCGCTCGCCGCACTGGCCGGCACCCCGGTGCTCGTGGTGGCCGGGGAGAAGGACATGATCACGCCGGTGACCCACTCGGAGGAGATCGTGCGCCGGCTGCCGCACGCCGAGTTCGTCCGGATCCCGGACAGCGGGCACGTGGTCATGCTGGAGCACGCGGACGAGGTCAACGCCGCCCTGACGGACTTCCTGGAGCGACTTTGAGCGGTGTGCGCGGTGGAGGAACGGTGTCGGTCGTCGTGGAGCTGCCCACCCTGGCCGACACGCACGCCTTCGGCCGCCGGCTCGCTGGGGTGCTCCGCGCCGGTGACCTGGTGCTGCTCACCGGGCCGCTCGGGGCCGGCAAGACCGCGCTCACCCAGGGCATCGGCGCGGGCCTCGGCGTGCTCGGCGACGTCACCTCGCCGACCTTCGTGATCGCCCGGGCGCACCGGCCGGATCCGGCGCGCGGCGGCGTGGGCTTGGTGCACGCCGACGCGTACCGCCTGGGCGACGCCACCGATCCGCGCGCCGAGATCGACGACCTCGACCTGGACGCCTCGCTGGACGACTCCGTGACGGTGGTCGAGTGGGGCGAGGGCCTGGCCGAGCACCTGACCGAGTCGCACCTGCACGTCCGGCTCGACCGCCACGACGACGACACCCGCACCGCCGAGCTGGTCCCGGTGGGCGGCGACTGGCCCATCCGGCTGAGGGCCCTGTCCGCCTGATCCGGGGACCGGGCGGCTGACGGGTGCCGGTACCGGTCGGCGCGGCAGGTCGCGGAAGCGTGGTCGGGTGGGGCCGGCCGCCGGGACGGTGACCCCACCCACGCGGCGGGACGGCTCAGGCGGGGTCGTCGAAGTAGCCGATCTCCACGAGGTTGTTCCCGTCGAGCTCGTACACGGAGGTACGGCGGACCACGTCCACCGTCGACGACGGGTCGTCGGGGCGCTTCAGGTACTCCACCCTCGCCCGCCCGGCACTGATCGCCACCTTCTCGATCGGGGTGCGGTCCCCGATCTCGACCATGGTCAGGTACGCCGGCCGGCCGTCGACGTTGCGGAACATCGCGAGCTGCCAGAACTTGCCCGTGCCGCCGCCGTCCATCAGCACCGGCACCACCGCGTCGGCGGCCTTGTCGCCGGTCAGTTCGCCGATCGCGCAGGGCGCCTGCAACCGGACGACCACCCCGTCCTCACCGGACCACATGCCGTCGACCAGCGGGATCGGGTCCCGGTAGCCGTTGTACGGCTGGGCCGCGTTGCCCAGCGACGCGGTCTGTAGCTGCTTGCAGGTCAGCGGTTTGACCGTGGCCGGGGCGGGCTCGGTGGTGGCCGCCGGGACCGGGTCGGTGACGTCGGCGGCAGGGCTGTCCAGGCCCTGGGCGGGGGTCGCGACCGCCTCGTCGTCGGGGGTGGTGTCGCCACCGGAACCGCAGGCCAGCCCGGTCGCCAGGGCGAGGACCAGGAACGGCAGCAGGGTCTTGCGCATCAAGTGTCCTTTCGTGAGGTGGCCGCAGCGTAGTGCGACCGTGCCACCACCGGGGCCGGCTGCTCCGGGGCCGGCTGCTCCGGGGCTGCGACCCGGTGCGGAGCGCCCGTCCGGAGGACTGTCGGGCCGGGCTGGTAGGAAGTAGCCGACCCCGCGCGGTCGACAGAGCCGACCGCTGGACGGAAAGGTGGCCCATGCCCGAGGACGTGCCGACCCTGGACCTGATGGACCTGCTGCCGGAGGGGTGGCGAAGCGTGCTGGCGCCGCACCTCGATCCGGCCCGCACGGCCGCGCTCGGCGAGTTCGTCGCCCGGGAGTACGCCACCCAGACGGTCTTCCCGCCGGTCGAGGACCTTTTCTCGGCGTACCGTCTCTGCGCTCCGCAGGACTGCCGGGTGCTGATCCTCGGCCAGGACCCGTACCACAAGGCCGGGCAGGCGCACGGGCTGAGCTTCAGCGTGCGGGACGGGGTGAGCGTGCCGCCGTCGCTGCGCAACGTCTTCAAGGAGATGGTCGAGGACCTCGGCGTGCCGAAGCCGCGCAGCGGCAACCTCGACGGCTGGGCGGCGCAGGGGGTGCTGCTGCTCAACGCGGTGCTGACCGTCCGCCAGGCGACGCCGGGATCGCACGGCAACAAGGGGTGGGAGGAGTTCACCGACGCCACCATCCGGGCCCTCGACGCGCTGGACCACCGGGTGGTCTTCCTGCTCTGGGGCGGCTACGCCCGCAAGAAGGCGGCGCTGGTGACCAACCCGCAGCACGTGGTGCTGGAGGCCGGGCACCCGAGCCCGATGAACCCGCGCGGCTTCCTGGGCAGCCGCCCGTTCAGCGCGGCGAACAAGGCCCTCGCCGACGCCGGCCTGCCCACCGTCGACTGGGAGCGGTCGGCGGGCTGAGCCGACGCTGTCCACCGGGCCGCGTCCCTCGCCGGCCGTCCACGGGCCGGGCGACGAGGAACGCGCCCGGCCGGTGACCGTGCCGCCGCTGGGCAGCCCGACCAGTGGAGGCGTGGGTCGGGGCCGACTCGGCGGAGGGCCGGCGGTGTGCCCGGTTAGGGTGGGCACGTGCTCGTACTGGTGGTGGACTCCTCGACCCCGGCGGTGACCGCCGCGCTGGCGGAGATCGCGGCGGACGGCGTCACGCTCCGGGCGGAGCGGCGCACGGTCGACGCCCGCGCCCACGGCGAGCTGCTCGCGCCGCAGGTTGCGGCGGTCCTCGCCGAGGTGGGCGCCCGTCCCGCCGACCTGGGCGCGATCGTCGCCGGGCTCGGTCCCGGGCCGTTCACCGGGCTGCGGGTCGGGCTGGTCACCGCCGCCACCATGGGGCAGGTGCTCGGCGTGCCGACGTACGGCGTCTGCTCCCTGGACGCGGTCGGTCACCCGGCCGCCGCCGGTGAACCGGTGCTGGCCGCCAGCGACGCGCGTCGCCGGGAGGTCTACTGGGCGGTGTACGACGGGGCGGGCGAGCGGATCGCCGGTCCGGACGTCGACGTGCCGGCCCTCGTCGCCGAGCGGGCCCGTGACCTCGGGGCCACCGCCATGGTCGGCGACGGCGCGCACCGCTACGCCGACGTGCTCGGCCTGCCGCTGCGGGAGGAACCCCGCTACCCGTCGGCCGCCGCCCTGGCCGGGCTGGCCGCCGAGCGGATCCTCACCGCCGCGCCCGGCGAACGCCTCACCCCGCTCTACCTGCGCCGACCGGACGCGGTGGCGGCCACCGCCCGCAAGTCGGTGCTGCCGTGACCGCAGGCGGTCCGGCGGGGGGACGGCCGGGAACCGTCCGCGTCGACCGGTTCCGCTGGTGGCACATCGACGCGGTGCTGCCGATCGAGGCCGACCTCTTCGGCGTCGAGCAGTGGTCGGCGGCGATGTTCTGGAACGAGCTGGCAAACCGGCACCACTACCTGGTCGCCACCGACCCCGATCCGGCCGCCGGCACCGGCACCGAGGGCGGCGAGGTGCTCGGCTACGCCGGGCTCGCCGTGGCGGGCCCGGACGAGGCGTGGGTGCAGAACATCGCGGTCCGGCGGAACGCCCAGCGGCGCGGGGTCGGCCGGGCCCTGCTGGAGGCGCTGCTCGCCGAGGCCGACACGCGGGGCGTCCGGGACGTGCTGCTGGAGGTCGCGGTGGACAACGCCCCGGCCCAGAAGCTCTACGCCGGGTACGACTTCGAGCCGGTCGGCATCCGGCGCGGCTACTACCAGCCGACCAACACCGACGCGCTGGTCATGCGGCGCACCAGAGACTGACGAGCAGCAGGGACTGACGACACACGATGGCTGACGAACCGCTGATCCTCGGCATCGAGACCTCCTGCGACGAGACCGGCGTGGGCATCGTGCGGGGCCACACCCTGCTGGCCGACGCGCTCGCCTCCAGCGTGGAACAGCACGCCCGCTTCGGTGGCGTGGTCCCCGAGGTGGCCAGCCGCGCCCACCTGGAGGCGATCGTGCCCACCATGGACCGGGCGCTCGCCGAGGCCGGGGTGACCCTCGCCGACATCGACGCGATCGCGGTGACCTCCGGTCCCGGCCTGGCCGGCGCGCTGCTGGTCGGCGTGGCCGCCGCCAAGGGTTACGCGCTGGCCGCCGAGAAGCCGGTGTACGGGGTGAACCACCTCGCCGCGCACGTCGCCGTGGACACCCTGGAGCACGGTCCGCTGCCCGAACCGGCGGTCGCCCTGCTGGTCTCCGGCGGGCACTCCTCCCTGCTGCTCGTCGACGACCTGGCCCGGGGCGTCACGCCGCTCGGCGCGACCATCGACGACGCGGCCGGTGAGGCGTTCGACAAGGTGGCCCGCCTGCTCGGCCTGCCCTTCCCCGGCGGCCCGTACGTCGACCGGGAGGCCCGGGCCGGCGACCCGGCAGCGATCGCCTTCCCGCGTGGCCTCACCGCCGCCAAGGACCTCGCCGCGCACCGGTACGACTTCTCCTTCTCCGGGCTGAAGACGGCGGTGGCCCGCTGGGTGGAGGCCCGGCAGCGGGCCGGCGAACCGGTGCCGGTCGCCGACGTGGCGGCGTCGTTCCAGGAGGCGGTCTGCGACGTGCTGGTCACCAAGGCGCTCGACGCGTGCCGGTCGCACGGCGTGGAGACGCTGGTCGTCGGTGGGGGAGTGGCCGCCAACTCGCGGTTGCGGGCGATGGCCGAGCACCGCGCGGCCAGGCACGGTGTCCGGGTCCGGGTGCCCCGGCCGCAGCTGTGCACGGACAACGGCGCGATGGTCGCCGCGCTCGGCTCGCACCTGGTCGCCGCCGGGGTCGCGCCGAGCCGTCTCGACCTGCCCGCCGATTCGGCCATGCCGCTGACCAGGGTGAGCGGGTAACCTTCGCGAACGAGGCGAGACGGGGCAGCGGAGCCCGGGGGCGAGGCGGAGGCAGGGGGCGGTCGACGTGATCGTACGGATGTGGGAGGCCCGCGCCGAGCCGTACGGCTTCGACGACCTGCTGGCCTGGGTCTGCGACATCGCGCTGCCGGAGTTCGGCCACGACCCGCTGCACGTGTCCAGCGAGGTCTTCACCTCCACCGACCACCGGGTGGTGGTCATCTCGAAGTGGCGCAACACGCCCCGCTCGATGCCCGAACCGCCGCCGACGCTGCTCGCCCGGCCCGCCCACTCCTGGGACTTCACGCAGGTCGATCGCTGACACGCCGACCTTCCGGTGGGTGACGTGACGGGCGCGTTCCGTGTCCGTCGCATACGTTCGTCCTGTCATGCGTTCCCTACCGGCCGGCGATCCCGGCATCCCCGACTCCCGGTCGGCCACCCGCTTCCTGGTCTGGCTGGCCAACCAGAGCCGTCCCACCCTGGTCGCCGGGGTCGCGCTCGGCGTCGTGTGGATGGTGGCCCAGGCGCTCGCCCCGGCGGCGATCGGAAAGGCGATCGACGCCGGCCTCACCGCGCGTGACCCCGACGCGCTGGTCACCTGGGGGCTGGTGCTGCTCGGGCTCGGGGTGCTCCAGGCCGTCGCGGGCGTCCTGCGGCACCGCTGCGCGGTGTACAACTGGCTCGCCGCCGCGTACCGCACCGTGCAGCTCACCGTCGAGGCGGCGAACCGGCTCGGCGCCACCCTGCCCCGGCGGGTCGCCGCCGGTGAGGTGGTCAGCATCGGCACGTCGGACATCGGGCAGATCGGCTCCGCGATGGAGATCCTGGCCCGGGGCAGCGGCGCGGTGGTCGCCCTCGTCACCATCACGGTGATCCTGCTGACCGCGTCACTGCCGCTCGGCCTGGTGGTGGTGCTCGGCGTGCCGGTGCTGATGGCGACGGTCGCGCTGCTCATCCGGCCGCTGCACCGCCGGCAGCGCACCTACCGTGACCAGGAGGGCAAACTGACCACCCGGGTCGGGGACATCGTGCGCGGGCT encodes:
- the glmS gene encoding glutamine--fructose-6-phosphate transaminase (isomerizing), yielding MCGIVGYAGARPALGIVLDGLRRLEYRGYDSAGVAVVCADELLTEKKAGKLANLEKVLAERISADPTGCREVGIGDGTTGIGHTRWATHGGPTDRNAHPHLSPDNGVAVIHNGIIENFAKLRAELEDDGVTFLSDTDTECAAHLLSAALAELRAAGEPDGPQLLVAAMRAVCQRLEGAFTLLAVDARVPGAVVGARRNSPLVVGRGDGENYLASDVAAFIEHTREAVELGQDQIVLITPDSIEITDFDGQPASGKDFHIDWDSSAAEKGGYDWFMLKEIEEQPQAVADTLLGRLTETGEIMLDEVRLSDQDLRDVDKIFIVACGTAYHSGLVAKYAIEHWTRIPCEVELASEFRYRDPVLDRSTLIVVISQSGETMDTLMALRHAKEQKARVLAICNTNGSTIPRESDAVLYTHGGPEIAVASTKAFLTQLVACYLIGLHLAQVRGVKFADEVAAVVDQLHQMPGKLRELLDRIEPVRELARDLKAEPTVLFIGRHVGYPVALEGALKLKELAYMHAEGFAAGELKHGPIALIDKGTPVICIVPSPVGRGMLHDKVVSNIQEVRARGARTIVIAEEGDQAVVPYADHLIYVPRTPTLLAPLVTTVPLQVLAAEIAAARGHDVDQPRNLAKSVTVE
- a CDS encoding alpha/beta hydrolase, with the translated sequence MSGYARLWTTDPATWERAGVAWRGAGALVDRRAAGLSAGATGLRDAWAGAAAGAAGDRLTGIRSELVSVSPVPIEVDQILAEFAARLRRARARLADAVTRIDAAGLGIDRDGRVTMPATAPGQRGATVGREGGPTAGRVTRPADRAAEAARLSAEVGDALALAEAADREATARLGALTTAARAGWVTPPPTYRPPPEADPALVRRWWAGLTPAQRRWLVVHEPARVGRLDGVPATARDQANRLLFEDHRERLLARRRELLRRVRRGPAELAGVARLDATLAGLATLADRLAAPGTADAPRAYLLGLDPAGDGRAVVALGNPDRADRVLTYVPGMTADLADADGELGRAARVAARATALDPGGETSAVLWLDYDAPDFVHEAYRARQAEDAAAGLHRFQEGLRLTHEGPPGRQTVLGHSYGSLVVGTAAREHGLAADALVFVGSPGVGVDHAADLRLPPGQVWASTATDDVIGLVRPPVELAGRAAVGAALPWLAGDVVGRPDDDLWFGRDPTDPGFGGRVFPSGRYGHTGYWEPANPALDGMARIVVGR
- a CDS encoding NAD(P)H-hydrate dehydratase, with the protein product MRPVWRVGDVRAAEAGLMATLPTGALMARAAAGLARRCALLLADRGGVYGGRVLLLVGSGDNGGDALLAGAHLARRGAAVEALLLSPGRAHADGLAALRAAGGRTVAKLPARADLVLDGIVGIGGSGGLRESVARLVARLGEVRGRDGGRATVVAVDVPSGVAVDTGHVPHDSDGRPGALRADVTVTFGALKPALVVGEAAAYAGQVELVDIGLGPWLRATPALHVTEVTDVVDGWPRLGPASEKYNRGVVGLATGSATYPGAAVLSVAGALAGPTGLVRYAGSAAAEVLRHHPSVIATGRVADAGRVQAWVCGSGLGTGAEAVAELRTVLAAPVPVVLDADALTMLVDGSMADRLRGRDAPIVVTPHDREYARLCGEEPGADRVAATLRLAAWMNAVVLLKGSRTVVGTPAGRAYVNPTGTPVLATGGTGDVLAGLLGSLLAAGLPAERAAALAAYLHGLAGREAARHGPVTATDVAAALRPVLAGLG
- the alr gene encoding alanine racemase is translated as MWQAEVRVDLDAIRENVTRLRSGTSAELMAVVKADGYGHGMLPAARAALDAGADWLGVCTLDEALTLRRAGITAPVLAWLLSPGLPLHEGVAADVDLSAASEGQLDEMIVAARRAERPARLHLKIDTGLSRNGATVADWPALLEAAAKAQADGLVEVVGVWSHFAYADLPGHPTIDRQIAVFHEALAMVERAGLRPRQRHLANSAATLTRPDTHFDLVRPGLAVYGLSPVAGERHGLRPAMTARARVTLAKRVPAGTGVSYGHTYTTERETTLALVPVGYADGVPRHASNVGPVRLAGRNRTIAGRVCMDQIMIDCGDDPVAAGDVAVLFGSGVDGEPTADDWAEAVGTINYEIVTRFGGCRVARVYDGERT
- a CDS encoding alpha/beta fold hydrolase, giving the protein MTPLLDRVPRPRTAAGKVAGLVGAAVGVAAAGLAAGVATERALVRRYKADPTDRYADEVFGQPRYDESFRMELPDGTDLHVEVVEPTRPAPGRPTVVLVHGFCLDMGTFHFQRKLLAERGEHRVVAYDQPGHGRSGKLETGEYDLTALGHALRRVIDRTTPDGPLVLVGHSMGGMTIMAFAELYPEMFGDRVVGTVLMATSGGLLAETKLVAPALLGRVGPPVLYMVNTTTRYGGTIIDRARRSTSNVAWLLTRRYGFGTPKPSPALVSYVEEMNSRTSADTVTRYLRTLATHARYPALAALAGTPVLVVAGEKDMITPVTHSEEIVRRLPHAEFVRIPDSGHVVMLEHADEVNAALTDFLERL
- the tsaE gene encoding tRNA (adenosine(37)-N6)-threonylcarbamoyltransferase complex ATPase subunit type 1 TsaE, whose protein sequence is MSVVVELPTLADTHAFGRRLAGVLRAGDLVLLTGPLGAGKTALTQGIGAGLGVLGDVTSPTFVIARAHRPDPARGGVGLVHADAYRLGDATDPRAEIDDLDLDASLDDSVTVVEWGEGLAEHLTESHLHVRLDRHDDDTRTAELVPVGGDWPIRLRALSA